In the genome of Bosea sp. BIWAKO-01, the window GACGACATTCACAATTCTCCCGGGCACCACGATGATCTTCCGGATCGGACGATCGTCCAAGGCCTTGATGACGGCCTGGGATGACCGAACGATGGCTTCGACGGAGACCGTATCCGCATCGGCCGGCACGGTCACCTCTGCCCGCTTCTTGCCGTTGATCTGGACCGGCAGGGTCACGCTGTCGTCACGGAGCAGTTCGGCGTCGGCAACCGGCCAGGAGGCTTCGCCAACGAGGCCGGGCTGGCCGAGCGCGTGCCAGCACTCCTCGGCGAGATGCGGCATCATCGGTGCGACAAGCTGCGTGACGATGGTGGCGGCCTCATGCAGCGCAAAAGCCATATCGGCAGAAAGCGCGGCCTCCTCGGCCGCTCCGTCGAGCGCCTTCGCGATGGCGTTCGTCAGCGTATAGATATGAGCGACGCACCGGTTGAAGCCGAGGCGCTCGATATCGGCACCGACCGCGTGCAGGGCACGATGGCTGGCCTTGCGCAAGGTGAGGGCCGCCTCCCCGATCTCCGCGGTTGCGAGGGCGGAATTGCCGGTGCGCTCGGCGATCTCGCCGATCAGCCGCCACAGGCGCTGCACGAAACGCGCTGCGCCCTGAACGCCTTCATCCGTCCAGATCACATCGCGATCCGGCGGCGAATCCGAAAGCATGAACCAACGGGCGGTGTCGGCGCCGTAGGAGGCGATGATGTCGTCGGGGTCGACCACATTCTTCTTCGACTTCGACATCTTCTCGATGGAGCCGATCTCGATTGGCGCCCCGGTCTCGACATGGAAGCCGCGACGCTCGCTGCCGTTGGCTTCGATACGGACATCGCCGGGCTCGACCCAGGTTCCATCCTCGGCTCGGTAGGTCTCATGGACCACCATGCCCTGGGTGAAGAGGCCGGCAAAAGGCTCGTCCAGCCCGGCATGGCCGGTTGCCTTCATCGCGCGGGTGAAGAAGCGCGAATAGAGCAGGTGCAGGATCGCGTGCTCGACGCCGCCGATATACTGGTCAACGGGAAGGAATCGGTCGACGACCTTGCGATCGGTCGGGCTCTCCGTGCGCCAAGGATCGGTGAAACGGGCAAAATACCACGAGGAATCGACGAAGGTATCCATCGTGTCGGTTTCACGACGGGCCGGCTTGCCGCAATTGGGGCAGGCGACATGCTTCCAGCTCGGGTGATGGTCGAGCGGATTGCCAGGCTTCTCGAAGGAGACGTCCTCCGGAAGCTTGACCGGCAGGTCGGCATCCGGGACCGGCACGGTACCGCAATCGGCACAGTGGATGATAGGGATCGGGCAGCCCCAGTAGCGCTGGCGCGAGATGCCCCAATCGCGCAGGCGGAAATTCACCTTGCGCGTGCCAACGGGCTGGTTGCCGCGTGTCTCGCTCTCCAGACGGCGGGCCACCTCTTCTTTCGCTTCCGGAATGGTCATGCCATCCAGGAAGCGCGAATTGATCATGCGGCCATCCTCGACATAGGCCGTGTCCGTGATGACGAAGCTCTGGGGATCGACACCCTCGGGGCAGACGACCGGGGTGTTACCGAGCCCGTATTTGTTGACGAAGTCGAGGTCGCGCTGGTCATGGGCCGGGCAGCCGAAAATAGCACCGGTGCCGTATTCCATGAGGATGAAGTTCGCGACATAGACTGGCAAAGTCCATGAGGGATCAAAGGGATGGACCGCGCGCAGGCCGGTGTCGAAGCCGAGCTTCTCGGCCTTGTCGATCGCTTCCTGCGCCGTGCCGGTGCGCTTGCACTCCTCGATGAAGGCCTGCAGATCCGGGTTCTTGGCTGCCGCGGCCTTGGCCAGCGGGTGATCGGGCGCGATCGCCATGAACTTCGCGCCGAACAGCGTGT includes:
- the leuS gene encoding leucine--tRNA ligase, whose product is MAVERYNPKESEPKWRQVWNERKLFETRNDDTRPSYYVLEMFPYPSGRIHMGHVRNYAMGDVVARYKRAKGFSVLHPMGWDAFGLPAENAAKANKIHPREWTYANIATMRTQLQSMGLSLDWSRELATCDPSYYRHQQKMFLDFLKSGLVDRKTAKVNWDPVDETVLANEQVIDGRGWRSGALVEIRELTQWFFKITDYGQELHDALEGLTRWPEKVRLMQKNWIGRSEGLLIRFALESNAFGQSELEIYTTRPDTLFGAKFMAIAPDHPLAKAAAAKNPDLQAFIEECKRTGTAQEAIDKAEKLGFDTGLRAVHPFDPSWTLPVYVANFILMEYGTGAIFGCPAHDQRDLDFVNKYGLGNTPVVCPEGVDPQSFVITDTAYVEDGRMINSRFLDGMTIPEAKEEVARRLESETRGNQPVGTRKVNFRLRDWGISRQRYWGCPIPIIHCADCGTVPVPDADLPVKLPEDVSFEKPGNPLDHHPSWKHVACPNCGKPARRETDTMDTFVDSSWYFARFTDPWRTESPTDRKVVDRFLPVDQYIGGVEHAILHLLYSRFFTRAMKATGHAGLDEPFAGLFTQGMVVHETYRAEDGTWVEPGDVRIEANGSERRGFHVETGAPIEIGSIEKMSKSKKNVVDPDDIIASYGADTARWFMLSDSPPDRDVIWTDEGVQGAARFVQRLWRLIGEIAERTGNSALATAEIGEAALTLRKASHRALHAVGADIERLGFNRCVAHIYTLTNAIAKALDGAAEEAALSADMAFALHEAATIVTQLVAPMMPHLAEECWHALGQPGLVGEASWPVADAELLRDDSVTLPVQINGKKRAEVTVPADADTVSVEAIVRSSQAVIKALDDRPIRKIIVVPGRIVNVVV